The Deinococcus depolymerans DNA window TGCCCGCCCCCGGCCTGTTCAACGTGGCCGGCGTCTACCAGGTCGTGGTGTTCAACGACGCCAACAACGACGCCCGCTACAACGTGGGCGAGACGGTCGCCCGCAACCGCCTCTGGCTGGTGGTCAGCCCGGCCGACGCGACCATCCCGGCCGTGACCCTCCCGGACTTCCTGGGCGGTGCCGAGGCGCTGCCCGCCATGACGGTCCGCCGGGGCTGGAACCTGTACGACCAGTCCCGGCCGCTCGGCAGCGGCAACCCCAGCGCCTTCACCACCCTGTCCGGCTATGACCTGAGCCGCTGACCCGCCCCCACCGCCGGAACCGCCGGCCGGGCGGTGGCGTTGCCCGCCCGGAATCCGCTCTGCTCCTCCTCGCTCTGCGGCGCAGCTCTCCGAGTCGCATCCGCTCGGATTGAACGGGCTTTGCAGCCCATTCAATCCGAGTCCGTATGAGAGACCGCTCTCCGGCACCTCAAGGCTGGACGGTCGGCCCGCTCGCAGTGTGACCCGCTGCCTCCCCCTACGGTGAGGCCATGAGTCTGCCCCGCACACCGCCGGCCGTGGCCACCCGGACGCCGGCTGATACGGATTCCGTTTGTTTCGTTAACAGATCGGTGCGTTGGCGGGGCGTGAACGCAACAGACGGAATCCGTACCACATGCGCCGCCTGACCCGCCTGCTGCTGCCGGCGCTGCTGCTCGGCGGGACGTACGTTGCCGTTACCCGGCCCGACAGCCTGCCGTTCCAGCGGCCCGCGCCCACGCCCGCGGGCCGCGCGGACCCGGAGACAGTGGAATCCGGTGGGGAGGCCGGCACCGGACCCCTCCAGAACCTGAGCGACACCGCGCTGAAGGCGGCCGTGGCCCGCAACCCGGTCAGCATCCAGGCCCTCAAGGCCCGCGAGTACCCCGGCAGCGCCCTGACCGTGCGGCAGACCCTGGCGGCGGGCAGCACCTACACCCGGCAGGTCGTGAGTTACCAGTCCGAGGGGCTGCGCATCAATGCGCTGCTGACCGTCCCGCGCGGCACGCCCCCGCAGGGAGGCTGGCCCGCCATCGTGTTCAACCACGGGTACATCCCGCCCGCCGAGTACCGCACCACGCAGCGCTACGTGGCGTACCAGGACGCCTTTGCCCGCGCGGGCTTCGTCACCCTGAAAAGCGACTACCGGGGGCACGGCAGCAGCGAGGGACAGGCCCTGGGCGGCTACGACGACCCCGGCTACACCGTGGACGTCCTGAACGCCGCCGCCAGCCTGCGGCGCGACCCGCGCGTGAACCCCGACCGCCTGGGCCTGTGGGGCCACTCCATGGGCGGCCAGCTGAGCCTGAAAGCCATGATCGTGGACCCCCGCCTGAAAGCCGCGTCGCTGTGGGCGGGCGTGATCGCCAGCTACGACGTGCTGGCGACCGACTGGAACCCGCCCCCCGGCGAGCCGCGCACCCTGGACGCCCTGAACCGCCGCTACCTGCGCCTCCTGAGCCCCAACGCCTACCTGCAGGAACTGAACGGGCGGCCCATCCAGCTGCACCACGGCACGAACGACGCCGACGTGCCGTACTCGTTCCAGAAGAAGCTCGCGGACGACCTGAGAAACGCCGGGCAGAGCGCCGAGGCGTACCGCTACGAGGGCGACAACCACAACCTGTCCGGCAACCTGCGCGTCGCCCTGAACCGCAGCGTGCAGTTCTTCAAGGAGAATCTGTAGGGGTCACTCCACCCAGGTCACCTTGTCGGCCAGGGGCACGCGGCTCGCGGACGGCAGCTCAGCCGCCGGGTAGCCCAGCACCAGCAGCCCCA harbors:
- a CDS encoding alpha/beta hydrolase family protein, which codes for MRRLTRLLLPALLLGGTYVAVTRPDSLPFQRPAPTPAGRADPETVESGGEAGTGPLQNLSDTALKAAVARNPVSIQALKAREYPGSALTVRQTLAAGSTYTRQVVSYQSEGLRINALLTVPRGTPPQGGWPAIVFNHGYIPPAEYRTTQRYVAYQDAFARAGFVTLKSDYRGHGSSEGQALGGYDDPGYTVDVLNAAASLRRDPRVNPDRLGLWGHSMGGQLSLKAMIVDPRLKAASLWAGVIASYDVLATDWNPPPGEPRTLDALNRRYLRLLSPNAYLQELNGRPIQLHHGTNDADVPYSFQKKLADDLRNAGQSAEAYRYEGDNHNLSGNLRVALNRSVQFFKENL